The proteins below come from a single Balaenoptera acutorostrata chromosome 2, mBalAcu1.1, whole genome shotgun sequence genomic window:
- the LOC103016947 gene encoding mitochondrial nicotinamide adenine dinucleotide transporter SLC25A51, which yields MDSEAHEKRPPILTSSKQDIAPHIANVSEMRHYLCGCCAAFNNIAITFPIQKVLFRQQLYGIKTRDAVLQLRRDGFRNLYRGILPPLMQKTTTLALMFGLYEDLSCLLRKHISTPEFATRSLAAVLAGTTEAIFTPLERVQTLLQDHKHHDKFTNTYQAFKALKCHGIREYYRGLVPVLFRNGFSNVLFFGLRGPIKEHLPTATTHSAHLVNDFICGGLLGAMLGILFFPVNVVKTHMQSQIGGEFQSFPKVFQKIWLERDRKLTNLFRGAHLNYHRSLISWGIINATYEFLLKII from the coding sequence ATGGATTCAGAAGCTCATGAAAAGAGGCCACCAATCCTAACATCTTCAAAGCAAGATATAGCACCTCATATTGCAAATGTTAGTGAAATGAGGCATTACTTGTGTGGCTGCTGTGCGGCTTTCAACAATATAGCCATCACATTTCCCATTCAGAAGGTCCTCTTTCGGCAACAGCTGTATGGAATCAAAACCCGGGATGCAGTACTTCAGTTGAGGAGGGATGGATTTCGAAACTTGTATCGCGGAATCCTTCCCCCTTTAATGCAGAAGACGACTACACTGGCACTTATGTTTGGTCTGTATGAGGATTTATCTTGCCTTCTCCGTAAGCATATCAGTACCCCAGAGTTTGCAACCCGTAGCCTGGCCGCAGTACTTGCAGGAACGACAGAAGCAATTTTCACTCCATTGGAAAGAGTTCAAACATTGCTTCAAGACCACAAGCATCATGACAAATTTACAAACACTTATCAGGCTTTCAAAGCATTGAAATGCCATGGAATTAGAGAGTATTATCGAGGCTTGGTGCCTGTTCTTTTCCGTAACGGATTCAGCAATGTCCTTTTTTTTGGCCTTCGAGGTCCCATCAAGGAGCACCTGCCCACGGCAACAACCCACAGTGCTCATTTGGTCAATGATTTTATCTGCGGGGGCCTGTTGGGTGCCATGTTGGGAATCTTGTTTTTTCCAGTTAATGTTGTAAAAACTCACATGCAATCTCAGATTGGTGGGGAATTTCAGTCTTTCCCTAAGGTTTTCCAAAAAATCTGGCTAGAACGGGACAGGAAGCTGACAAATCTTTTCAGAGGTGCCCATCTGAATTACCATCGGTCCCTCATCTCTTGGGGCATAATTAATGCGACTTACGAGTTCTTGTTAAAGATTATATGA